One region of Armigeres subalbatus isolate Guangzhou_Male chromosome 3, GZ_Asu_2, whole genome shotgun sequence genomic DNA includes:
- the LOC134227992 gene encoding chitin synthase chs-2 isoform X6: protein MSAIRHRPLATQNESDDNFTDDESTPLTQDIYGGSQRTVQETKGWDVFRDPPIKEDTGSMADQACLELTIKILKIFAYLLTFVIVLTGGVVAKGCVLFMSSQLKRNRKITYCNRDLARDKQFVALLPEEERIAWMWALMIAFAVPEIGAFIRSTRICFFKSMKKPFKSHFLLVFLMESFHTIGLVLLFFVVLPEVDSVKGAMLTNCLCVIPGLLGMFSRTNKEGKRAVKSIVDLAAIAAQITGFVVWPLLENRPVLWLIPVSALLTSCGWWENYVSPQSPFGFVRAMGRVKEDLKQTRYFTYMFLSLWKIILFFCIVLVIMFFNGDEVANLFSLFGVGFGPHKIVVEEVATAFSSALPDLVEASQAGDTVDIDASYNTVTYVLIIQILGAYLCYVFGKFACKILIQGFSYAFPVNLAIPVAISLLIAACGIRNDDPCFFHGTIPDYLFFESPPVFRLSDFASRQMAWAWLLWLLSQTWITLHIWTPKCERLANTEKLFVTPMYNALLIDQSMALNRRRDDQADVKTEDLAEIEKEKGDEYYETISVHTDGSAMPRPSVKSSDHITRIYACATLWHETKEEMMVFLKSIMRMDEDQCARRVAQKYLRIVDPDYYEFETHIFFDDAFEISDHSDDDIQCNRFVKILIDTIDEAASEVHQTNIRLRPPKKYPTPYGGRLVWTLPGKTKLIAHLKDKDRIRHRKRWSQVMYMYYLLGHRLMELPISVDRKDVMAENTYLLTLDGDIDFNPSAVTLLVDLMKKNKNLGAACGRIHPIGSGPMVWYQKFEYAIGHWLQKATEHMIGCVLCSPGCFSLFRGKGLMDDNVMRKYTTRSDEARHYVQYDQGEDRWLCTLLLQRGYRVEYSAASDAYTHCPEGFNEFYNQRRRWVPSTIANIMDLLMDYKRTIKINDNISLLYIFYQMMLMGGTILGPGTIFLMLVGAFVAAFKIDNWTSFYYNIIPILLFMLICFTCKSNIQLLLAQVLSTVYALIMMAVIVGTALQLGEDGIGSPSAIFLIAMTGSFFIAACLHPQEFWCIASGLIYLLSIPSMYLLLILYSIINLNVVSWGTREVVAKKTKKELEQEKKDAEEAAKRVKQKSLLGFLQGGAGSNADEEGSIEVSIAGLFRCLLCTHGKTTDEKAQLVHIGDALNAITKKIENLEKHIDPHGHHTRKRTASAGSRDHHLGSVAEDSEEDDEQSDSETSTLQRNERDFLTNPYWIEDPDLKKGEVDFISSTEIQFWKDLIDQYLYPIDQNKEEQARIASDLIELRNKSVFAFFMFNALFVLIVFLLQLNKDKLHIIWPLGVKTNITYDEVTAEVHISKEYLQLEPIGLVFVFFFALILIIQFTAMLFHRFGTLSHILASTELNWGCNKKPEELSQDALIDKHAVEIVKNLQRLQGIDGDYDNDSGSGPDRIARRRTIQNLEKARQPRRQIGTLDVAFKKRFLKLTADENNTGTPILTRRMTMRRETIRALEVRKNSVMAERRKSQMQTLGANNEYGITGVNNILPLQTNNNAPQRPLRTSNAGVSVKDIFNVNGGPGGDIYGVTGQVNQAYEPVIEDDDRNSLRLQPRNQVTWSNSNGRL from the exons TCAACGCACCGTGCAGGAAACCAAAGGATGGGACGTCTTCAGGGATCCTCCGATCAAGGAGGACACCGGCTCGATGGCCGATCAGGCCTGCCTGGAGCTGACGatcaaaattctgaaaatctTCGCGTACCTGCTGACGTTCGTCATCGTGCTGACCGGCGGTGTGGTCGCCAAAGGCTGTGTCCTCTTCATGTCCTCGCAGCTCAAACGGAATCGCAAGATCACCTACTGCAACCGGGATTTGGCTCGCGATAAGCAGTTCGTAGCGCTGCTGCCCGAGGAGGAGCGGATAGCGTGGATGTGGGCGCTGATGATCGCGTTTGCCGTGCCGGAGATCGGAGCCTTCATCCGATCGACCCGTATCTGTTTCTTCAAATCGATGAAGAAACCATTCAAGTCGCACTTCTTGCTCGTGTTCCTAATGGAGTCATTCCACACGATCGGACTGGTGCTGCTATTTTTCGTCGTCCTCCCGGAAGTCGACTCGGTGAAAGGCGCCATGCTGACCAACTGCCTCTGTGTGATACCGG GTTTGCTCGGAATGTTTTCGCGAACCAACAAGGAAGGCAAACGAGCTGTGAAGAGCATCGTAGATTTGGCGGCTATTGCGGCACAAATTACTGGATTCGTTGTGTGGCCTTTGTTGGAAAATAGGCCGGTTCTGTGGCTGATTCCAGTATCGGCTTTGCTGACGTCCTGTGGGTGGTGGGAAAATTACGTTTCACCTCAAAGTCCCTTCGGGTTCGTGCGGGCAATGGGTCGAGTGAAGGAAGATCTCAAGCAGACTCGCTATTTCACGTACATGTTCCTCTCGTTGTGGAAGATTATCTTGTTCTTTTGCATCGTGTTGGTGATTATGTTCTTCAATGGAGATGAAGTAGCCAATCTTTTTTCTCTGTTTGGAGTAGGTTTTGGGCCACACAAAATTGTTGTTGAGGAAGTTGCGACAGCTTTCAGCTCAGCACTTCCTGACCTCGTCGAAGCATCCCAAGCGGGAGATACCGTTGATATCGATGCTTCCTACAACACCGTTACGTATGTTCTGATCATTCAGATTTTGGGCGCATATTTGTGCTATGTTTTCGGCAAATTTGCCTGTAAGATTCTGATTCAAGGTTTCAGTTACGCATTCCCGGTAAATCTAGCCATTCCGGTAGCGATATCCTTATTGATTGCCGCGTGTGGTATTAGAAATGATGATCCATGCTTCTTCCATGGCACAATACCGGATTACTTGTTCTTCGAGAGTCCTCCGGTGTTCCGGTTGAGTGATTTCGCATCACGCCAAATGGCATGGGCCTGGTTGCTTTGGCTTCTGTCGCAAACGTGGATCACCCTCCACATTTGGACACCGAAGTGTGAACGTTTGGCCAATACGGAAAAATTGTTCGTTACTCCCATGTACAATGCGCTGTTAATCGATCAATCGATGGCGCTGAATAGAAGACGAGATGATCAGGCAGATGTGAAGACCGAAGACTTGGCCGAGATTGAAAAGGAAAAGGGAGACGAATACTACGAAACCATATCGGTCCACACGGACGGATCGGCGATGCCTCGGCCGAGTGTGAAGTCGTCCGATCACATCACTAGAATTTACGCGTGCGCAACTTTGTGGCACGAAACAAAGGAGGAGATGATGGTGTTCTTGAAGTCGATTATGCGGATGGACGAAGATCAGTGCGCCCGACGAGTAGCACAAAAGTATCTACGCATTGTGGATCCCGATTACTACGAGTTCGAAA CACACATTTTCTTCGATGACGCATTCGAAATTTCCGATCACAGCGATGATGATATTCAGTGCAACAGGTTCGTGAAGATCTTGATCGATACGATTGACGAAGCGGCTTCCGAAGTTCATCAAACCAATATTCGTTTGAGACCTCCGAAAAAATATCCAACTCCATACGGAGGTCGGCTGGTTTGGACGCTGCCAGGGAAGACGAAGCTGATTGCCCATCTCAAGGACAAGGATCGTATCCGACATCGTAAGCGTTGGTCACAGGTCATGTACATGTACTATCTGCTCGGACACCGCCTGATGGAATTGCCGATATCGGTTGATCGTAAGGATGTAATGGCTGAAAATACATATTTGCTAACTTTGGATGGCGATATCGATTTCAATCCAAGTGCCGTCACACTGCTGGTGGATTTGATGAAAAAGAACAAGAACCTGGGCGCTGCTTGCGGTCGTATTCACCCGATCGGATCCGGTCCGATGGTGTGGTATCAGAAGTTCGAGTACGCTATTGGTCATTGGCTGCAGAAGGCTACCGAGCATATGATCGGATGTGTACTTTGTAGCCCTGGATGTTTCTCGCTGTTCAGAG GCAAAGGTCTTATGGACGACAACGTCATGCGTAAATATACCACTCGTTCGGATGAAGCACGCCATTACGTGCAGTACGATCAGGGAGAGGATCGTTGGTTGTGTACGTTACTGCTGCAGCGAGGCTATCGTGTCGAGTATTCAGCTGCTTCCGATGCCTACACTCACTGCCCGGAAGGGTTCAACGAGTTCTATAATCAACGTCGTCGCTGGGTACCGTCCACCATCGCCAACATTATGGATCTGCTTATGGATTACAAGCGGACGATCAAGATCAATGATAACATTTCGCTGCTGTACATATTTTATCAGATGATGTTGATGGGTGGTACTATTCTGGGCCCAGGCACGATTTTCCTTATGTTGGTAGGAGCTTTCGTCGCTGCATTCAAGATTGACAATTGGACATCATTCTACTATAACATAATTCCAATATTGCTATTCATGTTGATCTGTTTCACCTGTAAATCGAACATACAACTACTGCTAGCTCAGGTGTTGTCAACGGTATATGCTTTGATTATGATGGCGGTAATCGTCGGTACGGCACTGCAGTTGGGCGAGGATGGAATTGGAAGTCCTTCGGCTATATTCTTGATAGCAATGACAGGGTCATTCTTCATAGCAGCATGTCTTCATCCGCAAGAGTTTTGGTGTATAGCATCGGGATTGATCTATTTGCTCTCTATTCCATCTATGTACTTGCTGCTGATTTTGTATTCGATCATTAACTTAAATGTGGTATCTTGGGGCACTCGTGAAGTGGTGGCTAAGAAAACGAAGAAGGAGCTCGAGCAAGAGAAGAAGGATGCTGAAGAGGCCGCGAAGCGAGTTAAACAAAAATCGCTGCTTGGATTCCTACAGGGAGGGGCTGGTTCCAATGCAGATGAAGAAGGATCCATTGAGGTATCTATTGCTGGGCTGTTCCGTTGTTTACTGTGTACGCATGGAAAGACCACCGATGAAAAGGCCCAATTGGTCCACATTGGAGACGCTCTAAATGCTATTACTAAAAAGATTGAAAATCTGGAGAAGCACATCGACCCTCACGGACATCATACTCGCAAACGTACGGCATCTGCTGGTTCCAGAGACCATCACTTGGGATCAGTCGCTGAAGATAGTGAGGAAGACGATGAACAATCAGATTCGGAGACTTCAACGCTGCAAAGAAACGAACGTGACTTCCTGACAAACCCCTACTGGATTGAGGATCCAGActtgaagaagggagaagtagaCTTTATCTCTAGCACGGAGATCCAGTTCTGGAAGGATTTGATTGACCAATATCTTTACCCAATTGATCAAAACAAGGAAGAACAG GCACGAATTGCTTCGGACCTGATCGAGTTGCGTAACAAATCCGTGTTTGCATTCTTCATGTTCAACGCGCTGTTCGTACTGATCGTGTTCTTGCTGCAGTTGAACAAAGACAAACTGCACATCATTTGGCCGTTGGGAGTCAAAACCAACATTACCTATGACGAAGTGACAGCCGAG GTGCACATATCGAAAGAATACCTCCAACTGGAACCGATCGGTTTGGTGTTTGTGTTCTTCTTCGCGCTTATCTTGATCATCCAGTTTACCGCCATGTTGTTCCATCGATTCGGAACCCTGTCGCACATCCTGGCCTCTACCGAGCTCAACTGGGGCTGCAACAAGAAGCCGGAAGAGCTCTCGCAAGATGCTCTAATAGATAAG CACGCGGTGGAGATCGTCAAGAATCTCCAGAGGCTGCAAGGTATCGATGGGGACTACGACAACGACTCCGGTAGCGGGCCGGATCGGATAGCACGTCGCCGCACGATTCAGAACCTGGAGAAGGCACGTCAACCCAGAAGGCAGATTGGCACACTGGACGTGGCATTCAAAAAGCGATTCCTGAAGCTGACGGCGGATGAGAACAATACCGGAACGCCGATCCTGACGCGCAGGATGACGATGCGTCGCGAGACGATACGTGCCCTGGAGGTGCGCAAGAACTCGGTCATGGCGGAGCGGCGCAAGTCGCAGATGCAAACGCTGGGGGCGAACAATGAGTACGGCATCACTGGCGTAAACAAT ATTTTACCTTTGCAGACAAACAACAACGCCCCACAGCGTCCCCTGCGCACATCGAACGCCGGTGTTAGCGTGAAGGACATTTTCAACGTAAACGGAGGCCCGGGAGGTGATATTTACGGTGTTACCGGGCAGGTCAACCAGGCCTACGAGCCGGTCATCGAAGACGACGATCGTAACTCGCTTCGACTGCAACCGCGCAACCAGGTGACGTGGAGTAACAGCAACGGGCGACTGTGA
- the LOC134227992 gene encoding chitin synthase chs-2 isoform X1 has product MYRRVSATTIGAANPADNEDIEFDPNGGAIAADGRVINGEIIRGATGNRSARDGNYVSYKSHYYCRVANDDDEDEYLIQRTVQETKGWDVFRDPPIKEDTGSMADQACLELTIKILKIFAYLLTFVIVLTGGVVAKGCVLFMSSQLKRNRKITYCNRDLARDKQFVALLPEEERIAWMWALMIAFAVPEIGAFIRSTRICFFKSMKKPFKSHFLLVFLMESFHTIGLVLLFFVVLPEVDSVKGAMLTNCLCVIPGLLGMFSRTNKEGKRAVKSIVDLAAIAAQITGFVVWPLLENRPVLWLIPVSALLTSCGWWENYVSPQSPFGFVRAMGRVKEDLKQTRYFTYMFLSLWKIILFFCIVLVIMFFNGDEVANLFSLFGVGFGPHKIVVEEVATAFSSALPDLVEASQAGDTVDIDASYNTVTYVLIIQILGAYLCYVFGKFACKILIQGFSYAFPVNLAIPVAISLLIAACGIRNDDPCFFHGTIPDYLFFESPPVFRLSDFASRQMAWAWLLWLLSQTWITLHIWTPKCERLANTEKLFVTPMYNALLIDQSMALNRRRDDQADVKTEDLAEIEKEKGDEYYETISVHTDGSAMPRPSVKSSDHITRIYACATLWHETKEEMMVFLKSIMRMDEDQCARRVAQKYLRIVDPDYYEFETHIFFDDAFEISDHSDDDIQCNRFVKILIDTIDEAASEVHQTNIRLRPPKKYPTPYGGRLVWTLPGKTKLIAHLKDKDRIRHRKRWSQVMYMYYLLGHRLMELPISVDRKDVMAENTYLLTLDGDIDFNPSAVTLLVDLMKKNKNLGAACGRIHPIGSGPMVWYQKFEYAIGHWLQKATEHMIGCVLCSPGCFSLFRGKGLMDDNVMRKYTTRSDEARHYVQYDQGEDRWLCTLLLQRGYRVEYSAASDAYTHCPEGFNEFYNQRRRWVPSTIANIMDLLMDYKRTIKINDNISLLYIFYQMMLMGGTILGPGTIFLMLVGAFVAAFKIDNWTSFYYNIIPILLFMLICFTCKSNIQLLLAQVLSTVYALIMMAVIVGTALQLGEDGIGSPSAIFLIAMTGSFFIAACLHPQEFWCIASGLIYLLSIPSMYLLLILYSIINLNVVSWGTREVVAKKTKKELEQEKKDAEEAAKRVKQKSLLGFLQGGAGSNADEEGSIEVSIAGLFRCLLCTHGKTTDEKAQLVHIGDALNAITKKIENLEKHIDPHGHHTRKRTASAGSRDHHLGSVAEDSEEDDEQSDSETSTLQRNERDFLTNPYWIEDPDLKKGEVDFISSTEIQFWKDLIDQYLYPIDQNKEEQARIAHDLKELRDSSVFGFIMINALFVLIVFLLQLNKDNIHVKWPLGVKTNITYDETTQEVHISKEYLQLEPIGLVFVFFFALILIIQFTAMLFHRFGTLSHILASTELNWGCNKKPEELSQDALIDKHAVEIVKNLQRLQGIDGDYDNDSGSGPDRIARRRTIQNLEKARQPRRQIGTLDVAFKKRFLKLTADENNTGTPILTRRMTMRRETIRALEVRKNSVMAERRKSQMQTLGANNEYGITGVNNILPLQTNNNAPQRPLRTSNAGVSVKDIFNVNGGPGGDIYGVTGQVNQAYEPVIEDDDRNSLRLQPRNQVTWSNSNGRL; this is encoded by the exons TCAACGCACCGTGCAGGAAACCAAAGGATGGGACGTCTTCAGGGATCCTCCGATCAAGGAGGACACCGGCTCGATGGCCGATCAGGCCTGCCTGGAGCTGACGatcaaaattctgaaaatctTCGCGTACCTGCTGACGTTCGTCATCGTGCTGACCGGCGGTGTGGTCGCCAAAGGCTGTGTCCTCTTCATGTCCTCGCAGCTCAAACGGAATCGCAAGATCACCTACTGCAACCGGGATTTGGCTCGCGATAAGCAGTTCGTAGCGCTGCTGCCCGAGGAGGAGCGGATAGCGTGGATGTGGGCGCTGATGATCGCGTTTGCCGTGCCGGAGATCGGAGCCTTCATCCGATCGACCCGTATCTGTTTCTTCAAATCGATGAAGAAACCATTCAAGTCGCACTTCTTGCTCGTGTTCCTAATGGAGTCATTCCACACGATCGGACTGGTGCTGCTATTTTTCGTCGTCCTCCCGGAAGTCGACTCGGTGAAAGGCGCCATGCTGACCAACTGCCTCTGTGTGATACCGG GTTTGCTCGGAATGTTTTCGCGAACCAACAAGGAAGGCAAACGAGCTGTGAAGAGCATCGTAGATTTGGCGGCTATTGCGGCACAAATTACTGGATTCGTTGTGTGGCCTTTGTTGGAAAATAGGCCGGTTCTGTGGCTGATTCCAGTATCGGCTTTGCTGACGTCCTGTGGGTGGTGGGAAAATTACGTTTCACCTCAAAGTCCCTTCGGGTTCGTGCGGGCAATGGGTCGAGTGAAGGAAGATCTCAAGCAGACTCGCTATTTCACGTACATGTTCCTCTCGTTGTGGAAGATTATCTTGTTCTTTTGCATCGTGTTGGTGATTATGTTCTTCAATGGAGATGAAGTAGCCAATCTTTTTTCTCTGTTTGGAGTAGGTTTTGGGCCACACAAAATTGTTGTTGAGGAAGTTGCGACAGCTTTCAGCTCAGCACTTCCTGACCTCGTCGAAGCATCCCAAGCGGGAGATACCGTTGATATCGATGCTTCCTACAACACCGTTACGTATGTTCTGATCATTCAGATTTTGGGCGCATATTTGTGCTATGTTTTCGGCAAATTTGCCTGTAAGATTCTGATTCAAGGTTTCAGTTACGCATTCCCGGTAAATCTAGCCATTCCGGTAGCGATATCCTTATTGATTGCCGCGTGTGGTATTAGAAATGATGATCCATGCTTCTTCCATGGCACAATACCGGATTACTTGTTCTTCGAGAGTCCTCCGGTGTTCCGGTTGAGTGATTTCGCATCACGCCAAATGGCATGGGCCTGGTTGCTTTGGCTTCTGTCGCAAACGTGGATCACCCTCCACATTTGGACACCGAAGTGTGAACGTTTGGCCAATACGGAAAAATTGTTCGTTACTCCCATGTACAATGCGCTGTTAATCGATCAATCGATGGCGCTGAATAGAAGACGAGATGATCAGGCAGATGTGAAGACCGAAGACTTGGCCGAGATTGAAAAGGAAAAGGGAGACGAATACTACGAAACCATATCGGTCCACACGGACGGATCGGCGATGCCTCGGCCGAGTGTGAAGTCGTCCGATCACATCACTAGAATTTACGCGTGCGCAACTTTGTGGCACGAAACAAAGGAGGAGATGATGGTGTTCTTGAAGTCGATTATGCGGATGGACGAAGATCAGTGCGCCCGACGAGTAGCACAAAAGTATCTACGCATTGTGGATCCCGATTACTACGAGTTCGAAA CACACATTTTCTTCGATGACGCATTCGAAATTTCCGATCACAGCGATGATGATATTCAGTGCAACAGGTTCGTGAAGATCTTGATCGATACGATTGACGAAGCGGCTTCCGAAGTTCATCAAACCAATATTCGTTTGAGACCTCCGAAAAAATATCCAACTCCATACGGAGGTCGGCTGGTTTGGACGCTGCCAGGGAAGACGAAGCTGATTGCCCATCTCAAGGACAAGGATCGTATCCGACATCGTAAGCGTTGGTCACAGGTCATGTACATGTACTATCTGCTCGGACACCGCCTGATGGAATTGCCGATATCGGTTGATCGTAAGGATGTAATGGCTGAAAATACATATTTGCTAACTTTGGATGGCGATATCGATTTCAATCCAAGTGCCGTCACACTGCTGGTGGATTTGATGAAAAAGAACAAGAACCTGGGCGCTGCTTGCGGTCGTATTCACCCGATCGGATCCGGTCCGATGGTGTGGTATCAGAAGTTCGAGTACGCTATTGGTCATTGGCTGCAGAAGGCTACCGAGCATATGATCGGATGTGTACTTTGTAGCCCTGGATGTTTCTCGCTGTTCAGAG GCAAAGGTCTTATGGACGACAACGTCATGCGTAAATATACCACTCGTTCGGATGAAGCACGCCATTACGTGCAGTACGATCAGGGAGAGGATCGTTGGTTGTGTACGTTACTGCTGCAGCGAGGCTATCGTGTCGAGTATTCAGCTGCTTCCGATGCCTACACTCACTGCCCGGAAGGGTTCAACGAGTTCTATAATCAACGTCGTCGCTGGGTACCGTCCACCATCGCCAACATTATGGATCTGCTTATGGATTACAAGCGGACGATCAAGATCAATGATAACATTTCGCTGCTGTACATATTTTATCAGATGATGTTGATGGGTGGTACTATTCTGGGCCCAGGCACGATTTTCCTTATGTTGGTAGGAGCTTTCGTCGCTGCATTCAAGATTGACAATTGGACATCATTCTACTATAACATAATTCCAATATTGCTATTCATGTTGATCTGTTTCACCTGTAAATCGAACATACAACTACTGCTAGCTCAGGTGTTGTCAACGGTATATGCTTTGATTATGATGGCGGTAATCGTCGGTACGGCACTGCAGTTGGGCGAGGATGGAATTGGAAGTCCTTCGGCTATATTCTTGATAGCAATGACAGGGTCATTCTTCATAGCAGCATGTCTTCATCCGCAAGAGTTTTGGTGTATAGCATCGGGATTGATCTATTTGCTCTCTATTCCATCTATGTACTTGCTGCTGATTTTGTATTCGATCATTAACTTAAATGTGGTATCTTGGGGCACTCGTGAAGTGGTGGCTAAGAAAACGAAGAAGGAGCTCGAGCAAGAGAAGAAGGATGCTGAAGAGGCCGCGAAGCGAGTTAAACAAAAATCGCTGCTTGGATTCCTACAGGGAGGGGCTGGTTCCAATGCAGATGAAGAAGGATCCATTGAGGTATCTATTGCTGGGCTGTTCCGTTGTTTACTGTGTACGCATGGAAAGACCACCGATGAAAAGGCCCAATTGGTCCACATTGGAGACGCTCTAAATGCTATTACTAAAAAGATTGAAAATCTGGAGAAGCACATCGACCCTCACGGACATCATACTCGCAAACGTACGGCATCTGCTGGTTCCAGAGACCATCACTTGGGATCAGTCGCTGAAGATAGTGAGGAAGACGATGAACAATCAGATTCGGAGACTTCAACGCTGCAAAGAAACGAACGTGACTTCCTGACAAACCCCTACTGGATTGAGGATCCAGActtgaagaagggagaagtagaCTTTATCTCTAGCACGGAGATCCAGTTCTGGAAGGATTTGATTGACCAATATCTTTACCCAATTGATCAAAACAAGGAAGAACAG GCACGTATTGCACATGATCTCAAAGAGCTGCGTGATTCGTCCGTTTTCGGATTCATCATGATTAATGCTCTCTTCGTACTGATCGTGTTCTTGCTCCAGCTGAACAAGGACAATATCCACGTCAAGTGGCCGCTGGGTGTCAAGACAAACATTACATACGACGAAACCACTCAAGAG GTGCACATATCGAAAGAATACCTCCAACTGGAACCGATCGGTTTGGTGTTTGTGTTCTTCTTCGCGCTTATCTTGATCATCCAGTTTACCGCCATGTTGTTCCATCGATTCGGAACCCTGTCGCACATCCTGGCCTCTACCGAGCTCAACTGGGGCTGCAACAAGAAGCCGGAAGAGCTCTCGCAAGATGCTCTAATAGATAAG CACGCGGTGGAGATCGTCAAGAATCTCCAGAGGCTGCAAGGTATCGATGGGGACTACGACAACGACTCCGGTAGCGGGCCGGATCGGATAGCACGTCGCCGCACGATTCAGAACCTGGAGAAGGCACGTCAACCCAGAAGGCAGATTGGCACACTGGACGTGGCATTCAAAAAGCGATTCCTGAAGCTGACGGCGGATGAGAACAATACCGGAACGCCGATCCTGACGCGCAGGATGACGATGCGTCGCGAGACGATACGTGCCCTGGAGGTGCGCAAGAACTCGGTCATGGCGGAGCGGCGCAAGTCGCAGATGCAAACGCTGGGGGCGAACAATGAGTACGGCATCACTGGCGTAAACAAT ATTTTACCTTTGCAGACAAACAACAACGCCCCACAGCGTCCCCTGCGCACATCGAACGCCGGTGTTAGCGTGAAGGACATTTTCAACGTAAACGGAGGCCCGGGAGGTGATATTTACGGTGTTACCGGGCAGGTCAACCAGGCCTACGAGCCGGTCATCGAAGACGACGATCGTAACTCGCTTCGACTGCAACCGCGCAACCAGGTGACGTGGAGTAACAGCAACGGGCGACTGTGA